In Anaerobacillus isosaccharinicus, one genomic interval encodes:
- a CDS encoding Ger(x)C family spore germination protein produces MKKKLVSILLIIMTILSTGCWNQRELNDLGIAMALGLDKADDKHIRLTVQIVLPQEVKQPSYFTPVTVYSEEAETVFEAFRKITTMSPRKVYLPHFRIAVIGETLAQDGILDLLEMLFRDHEFRSDFYIVVAREGASAEDVLKTMTPFERIPANEKFSALKLSESAWAPTVAVNLDDLLRNLATDGMESVLTGITFKGNKNDGKTKKNVETLDPNSLLQYEGIGVFKEDKLVGWLNQDESKGFNYIMSNVQSTVGRIKCPTAGELVVEIMGTETEIIPSYIDGKPEFELKITSNVNVAEVVCDIDLQDPKTIEQLEKSLEDRQKELLNSVVVAAQEKYKSDIFGFGNTFRKSYPKQWKKLKDQWEELFPTVKVSYSAEGTINLTGTMNQSIFEK; encoded by the coding sequence ATGAAAAAAAAGCTAGTTAGTATACTTTTAATTATCATGACTATTTTATCTACCGGTTGTTGGAATCAACGAGAATTAAACGATTTAGGTATTGCCATGGCACTAGGACTAGATAAGGCCGATGATAAACATATTCGACTTACAGTACAGATTGTTTTGCCACAAGAAGTAAAACAGCCAAGTTATTTTACACCTGTGACTGTTTATTCAGAAGAAGCAGAAACAGTTTTTGAAGCGTTTCGAAAAATTACAACGATGTCTCCTAGAAAAGTGTATTTACCACATTTTCGGATTGCAGTCATCGGTGAGACATTAGCTCAGGATGGAATTCTTGACCTTCTTGAAATGCTCTTTAGAGATCATGAATTTAGGTCTGATTTCTATATCGTCGTCGCAAGAGAAGGAGCTAGTGCTGAAGATGTCCTCAAAACAATGACACCTTTTGAACGGATTCCAGCAAATGAAAAATTTTCTGCTTTAAAATTATCTGAATCCGCTTGGGCTCCAACCGTTGCTGTAAACTTAGATGATTTACTTAGGAATTTGGCCACTGATGGTATGGAAAGCGTCTTAACCGGAATTACTTTTAAGGGCAACAAAAATGACGGTAAGACGAAAAAGAATGTTGAAACACTAGATCCAAATAGTTTATTACAGTATGAAGGGATTGGCGTTTTTAAAGAAGATAAACTGGTTGGTTGGTTAAATCAAGATGAAAGTAAAGGATTTAATTACATTATGAGTAACGTCCAAAGTACTGTTGGTAGAATTAAATGCCCTACGGCTGGTGAGCTAGTTGTTGAAATTATGGGGACAGAAACAGAGATTATCCCAAGCTATATAGATGGTAAACCTGAATTTGAACTTAAGATTACTAGTAATGTAAATGTCGCTGAAGTTGTGTGTGACATTGACCTTCAAGATCCAAAAACGATTGAACAATTAGAGAAGAGTTTAGAAGATCGCCAGAAAGAACTATTAAATAGTGTCGTCGTTGCAGCTCAAGAAAAATACAAAAGTGACATTTTTGGATTTGGTAATACATTTCGAAAATCATATCCTAAACAGTGGAAAAAGCTAAAAGATCAATGGGAGGAGTTATTTCCAACGGTAAAAGTATCCTATTCAGCAGAAGGAACTATTAATTTAACTGGAACAATGAATCAAAGTATTTTTGAAAAGTAA